From a region of the Triticum aestivum cultivar Chinese Spring chromosome 7D, IWGSC CS RefSeq v2.1, whole genome shotgun sequence genome:
- the LOC123164186 gene encoding uncharacterized protein: protein MASASISSLFHAPPGFPCQIAGRPAPAPTKPPGRLAPAPTIRSSMRFAAARCEAALVPAWRLRAPPRRRNVLRYKASPPLVVRPPSHEALDSRHQLDKDLPPLVGRTGEPQSASSDDHALPDPEEKSGISVCLDAGPSGNAVAGSNLDGQKDLDWDSEESHLCGNGTGPLFSVYEDPDGNSVHVEVNEDEIVSRCVNADGEGSGDLQSMLSRARVMAKGFESGEREVPKNSSLVRFLATEKKESRGVDADVSVVQTNRTASRAVARGGFAAFCGVCIVLMASKLIWRNIKAPFSRKSFHAPRPGMRAGQLDKGNGKVISNAHKFPGDLLVRPQLERRELMNNLKKAKMSRERFSFRNIFSCGTVANDDNARITEIRRMVTDVHTLEEGNLGKSKGGNNNSVVFPHPVVATKEGISASYVRQSVDDASEFDSSELPNISSSNGITEESVKQPVDFKNGAPTIDTCVKDQFVIGEIEQPEFRYNDEGTADAKDKTSVIHAAEKELHICSADDHNVSPNTINTPSPEFERKEQFAEIAASIQGLEPSELFSCDKQMICINGSAQQIINNVVPETADVFSPNCFNISSSGLKYNGASLANSENDINCMQETEVPMAFANDAQMANCEGFAHSVSIIGKEACKDPLMTDISTMESPQRISEKPVDLMTYNMQSMQEPEPSNHDGKEIIYANAKNHKKAVVHNETKTSSETVDEANTSPLYILQETVQHRGTEVEISEKEVKITSSNKEARGHLKKDKAELQKEMFSDKVPGAKLSAEGGVPGTSIVVDQSNGVQKTKRAARKRLKKVQTNQGAAERVTEQDVAHNSSMVGQENSSQNVRRTRRKNQTNAFHTEGSQTREEIPETTPMASLPDDAPIAENMKPLVEAGSPAGTLSSEGILRESQPSRFNTHTMRKEELKLKFQASERMEAAATETKTNMHNYSAMHEGSTDFDKSKTKMGVAAAKKSTKRKSLSKRSKPSNSVSNKDSEEPTGDRCA, encoded by the exons ATGGCGAGCGCCTCCATCTCTTCTCTGTTCCATGCGCCACCCGGATTCCCCTGCCAGatcgccggccgccccgcccccgcGCCCACGAAACCCCCCGGCCGCCTAGCCCCCGCCCCCACAATCCGTTCCTCGATGCGCTTCGCGGCTGCCCGCTGCGAGGCCGCCCTCGTCCCGGCGTGGCGGCTCcgcgcgccgccccgtcgccggaacGTGCTGCGCTACAAGGCCTCGCCGCCGCTGGTGGTTCGCCCTCCCAGCCACGAGGCCCTCGATTCTCGTCACCAGCTGGACAAGGACCTCCCTCCTTTGGTTGGTCGTACTGGAGAACCGCAGTCTGCTTCGTCCGATGATCACGCGTTACCGGATCCTGAGGAGAAATCGGGCATTTCTGTTTGTCTAGATGCCGGTCCAAGTGGGAATGCAGTGGCTGGGTCCAACTTGGATGGTCAGAAGGATTTGGATTGGGATTCGGAGGAGAGCCATCTCTGCGGCAATGGGACCGGTCCTCTATTCAGTGTATATGAAGACCCGGACGGCAATTCAGTGCACGTTGAGGTGAATGAGGATGAAATCGTTAGCAGGTGTGTAAATGCAGATGGAGAAGGGAGTGGCGATTTGCAGTCCATGTTGTCTCGTGCAAGAGTAATGGCTAAGGGGTTTGAAAGTGGCGAACGTGAGGTTCCAAAGAATAGCTCATTGGTTCGGTTCCTAGCCACCGAGAAGAAGGAATCGCGTGGTGTGGATGCTGATGTTTCAGTTGTGCAGACAAATAGGACTGCCTCAAGGGCTGTTGCACGGGGTGGTTTTGCAGCATTTTGTGGTGTGTGCATTGTATTGATGGCGTCGAAGTTGATTTGGAGGAACATCAAGGCACCTTTTTCTAGAAAGTCGTTTCACGCACCTAGACCAGGGATGAGAGCTGGTCAATTGGACAAGGGTAACGGCAAGGTAATCAGTAATGCACATAAGTTTCCAGGAGATTTACTGGTAAGGCCGCAGTTAGAGAGGAGGGAATTGATGAACAACCTCAAAAAAGCCAAAATGTCAAGAGAACGGTTTTCTTTCAGAAATATATTTAGTTGCGGTACTGTTGCAAATGATGACAATGCAAGAATAACCGAGATCAGAAGAATGGTGACTGATGTTCACACTCTAGAAGAAGGAAACCTTGGAAAAAGCAAAGGGGGAAACAATAATTCTGTTGTCTTTCCCCACCCAGTAGTTGCCACCAAGGAAGGGATTTCAGCAAGTTATGTTAGACAATCTGTAGATGATGCATCAGAGTTCGACAGTAGTGAATTACCGAATATTAGTTCCTCCAATGGTATTACTGAGGAAAGTGTCAAGCAGCCTGTGGATTTTAAGAACGGAGCACCAACCATAGACACATGTGTAAAAGATCAGTTTGTTATTGGAGAAATTGAACAGCCTGAGTTCAGGTATAATGATGAGGGCACAGCTGATGCAAAGGATAAAACTTCTGTCATACATGCAGCAGAAAAAGAACTACATATTTGTTCTGCAGATGATCATAATGTGAGTCCTAATACCATCAATACCCCATCACCTGAGTTTGAAAGAAAAGAACAGTTCGCGGAGATAGCTGCTAGTATTCAAGGACTAGAACCATCTGAGCTGTTCAGTTGTGACAAACAGATGATTTGTATAAATGGTAGTGCTCAGCAGATCATCAATAATGTTGTCCCAGAAACTGCTGATGTTTTTTCACCTAATTGCTTTAACATTTCATCATCTGGGTTGAAATACAATGGAGCATCCCTAGCCAATAGTGAAAATGATATCAATTGCATGCAAGAAACTGAAGTACCGATGGCCTTTGCAAATGATGCTCAGATGGCTAACTGTGAAGGCTTTGCTCATTCTGTAAGCATAATAGGTAAAGAAGCATGTAAAGATCCACTAATGACCGATATATCAACTATGGAATCACCTCAGAGAATCAGTGAAAAGCCTGTGGATTTGATGACATATAACATGCAATCCATGCAAGAACCAGAACCATCCAACCATGATGGCAAAGAGATAATTTATGCAAATGCGAAGAACCATAAGAAAGCCGTAGTACACAATGAGACAAAGACTAGTTCAGAAACAGTTGATGAAGCTAACACATCTCCATTATACATCCTACAAGAAACAGTTCAACACAGAGGTACAGAAGTTGAAATATCAGAGAAGGAAGTGAAAATCACTTCCTCCAACAAAGAAGCGAGAGGGCATCTTAAAAAGGATAAAGCGGAACTACAGAAAGAAATGTTCAGTGACAAGGTACCTGGAGCAAAGTTGTCAGCAGAAGGTGGTGTACCTGGAACTAGCATTGTGGTTGATCAATCAAATGGTGTACAGAAAACTAAAAGAGCGGCACGCAAACGGCTGAAGAAAGTGCAAACTAATCAGGGAGCTGCAGAAAGAGTCACAGAACAAGATGTCGCTCACAATAGCAGCATGGTTGGTCAGGAAAACAGTAGCCAGAATGTtagaaggacaagaagaaaaaatcAGACAAATGCATTTCACACCGAAGGATCTCAAACAAgagaagaaattccagaaacaactCCCATGGCAAGTTTACCTGATGATGCACCAATAGCTGAAAACATGAAACCTCTTGTTGAGGCAGGTTCACCTGCTGGAACGCTATCTTCAGAG GGTATTCTTAGGGAATCTCAGCCAAGTAGGTTCAATACCCATACAATGAGGAAGGAAGAGTTAAAACTCAAATTCCAAGCTTCCGAAAGGATGGAGGCAGCCGCAACAGAAACTAAAACCAATATGCACAACTATAGTGCCATGCATGAGGGATCAACTGATTTTGACAAGTCGAAGACGAAGATGGGTGTAGCTGCTGCCAAGAAGTCCACAAAGAG AAAATCATTGTCGAAGCGTAGTAAGCCAAGTAATTCAGTGTCAAATAAAGACTCAGAGGAACCCACTGGTGACAGATGTGCATAA